In the genome of Rhodamnia argentea isolate NSW1041297 chromosome 3, ASM2092103v1, whole genome shotgun sequence, one region contains:
- the LOC125312430 gene encoding laccase-15-like, with translation MMGRFLGLGFTLTLLFSMAQGKVLLYEFLVKETPIEMLCETNRTVLTVNGMFPGPEIRAHKGDTVYINVTNIGPYGLTIHWHGVRQIRYPWSDGPEYITQCPIPTNSSFLQKIVLTEEEGTLWWHAHSDWTRATIHGPIIILPVNDTGYPYSFDVQHTIVIAEWYARDTKEIIDEALASGGDPDLSVAYTINGQPGDSYTCSNGSAYNITVVEGQTYLLRIIHSGLNEEMFFGIADHNITVVGMDGAYLKPLNTNFLMITPGQTMDVLVTANQTPGRYYMVFSPFVDTDAPSNENVTRGIFQYNGSYNHAETPVLPELPGFTNKSDAGNFTIQLKSLNSEEHPSTVPTNITRNITITVSVNQQPCPANQTCTGPDGEMHSASLNNISFWAPSISILQAYYNNLKGVYNETFPDKPPFVFDYTGNVSALGEAANVSTEVLMINYNEEVEIRFQGTNFGAAENHPMHLHGYSFYVVGMGDGNFSDSYISDYNTEDPPYVNTVGLPKNGWTAIRFKADNPGVWFMHCHLERHASWGMDTVLVVRDGKEKHQKVYPPPKDMPPCFVP, from the exons ATGATGGGCAGATTTCTAGGGTTAGGGTTCACTCTGACCCTGCTCTTTAGCATGGCTCAAGGCAAAGTCCTCCTCTATGAATTCTTG GTGAAGGAGACACCTATTGAGATGTTGTGTGAGACGAACCGGACCGTGTTGACCGTGAATGGCATGTTTCCGGGGCCGGAGATCCGTGCTCACAAGGGTGACACCGTCTACATTAACGTCACCAACATAGGACCTTATGGACTCACCATTCACtg GCACGGAGTGAGACAAATAAGGTATCCCTGGTCTGACGGCCCAGAATACATCACGCAGTGCCCAATCCCTACGAACTCAAGCTTCCTTCAGAAAATCGTACTCACCGAAGAAGAAGGCACTTTGTGGTGGCACGCTCACAGCGACTGGACACGTGCCACTATACATGGCCCTATAATCATTTTGCCAGTCAACGACACCGGTTACCCTTACAGCTTTGACGTACAACACACAATTGTGATCG CTGAATGGTATGCGAGAGATACGAAGGAAATAATAGACGAGGCTCTTGCTTCCGGAGGCGATCCAGACTTGTCCGTGGCCTATACCATCAATGGTCAACCAGGAGACAGTTACACATGCTCTAATG GTTCGGCGTACAATATAACGGTTGTGGAAGGACAAACGTATCTCCTTCGGATCATCCACTCTGGGTTGAATGAAGAGATGTTCTTCGGCATAGCCGACCACAATATCACTGTGGTCGGAATGGACGGAGCTTATTTGAAGCCGCTCAATACCAACTTCCTCATGATAACTCCGGGCCAAACGATGGACGTTTTGGTCACCGCTAACCAAACCCCTGGTCGCTACTACATGGTATTCAGTCCATTCGTGGACACTGATGCCCCATCCAACGAGAACGTCACGAGGGGGATATTCCAATACAATGGCAGTTATAACCATGCGGAGACTCCCGTGTTACCCGAGCTTCCTGGTTTTACCAACAAGAGCGACGCCGGAAACTTCACTATCCAGTTGAAGAGTTTGAACAGCGAAGAACATCCGTCCACCGTTCCGACCAACATAACTAGGAACATTACAATCACAGTGTCCGTGAATCAGCAGCCATGTCCTGCTAATCAAACATGTACCGGTCCAGATGGCGAAATGCATTCGGCAAGCTTGAACAACATAAGTTTTTGGGCTCCGTCGATTAGCATTCTCCAAGCATACTACAA CAATCTAAAAGGAGTCTACAACGAAACTTTTCCAGATAAACCTCCTTTCGTGTTCGACTACACGGGGAATGTTTCGGCCTTAGGGGAAGCTGCCAACGTGAGTACCGAAGTGTTGATGATTAACTATAACGAGGAGGTCGAAATAAGATTTCAGGGGACCAATTTCGGAGCAGCGGAGAATCACCCCATGCATTTGCACGGCTATAGCTTTTATGTCGTCGGAATGGGCGATGGAAACTTTAGCGACTCCTATATATCAGACTATAATACGGAAGATCCGCCTTACGTCAACACCGTCGGACTCCCCAAAAACGGGTGGACAGCGATCAGATTCAAAGCCGATAATCCAG GAGTGTGGTTCATGCACTGTCACTTAGAACGCCATGCGAGCTGGGGAATGGACACAGTCCTCGTCGTCAGAGATGGGAAGGAAAAGCATCAGAAGGTGTATCCGCCGCCCAAGGACATGCCTCCTTGTTTCGTGCCTTGA